Proteins encoded within one genomic window of Streptomyces sp. NBC_01314:
- a CDS encoding 2Fe-2S iron-sulfur cluster-binding protein — protein MNDQLPLAGTILTVATRAPAADGVLCLTLRRPDGEALPAWTPGAHIDVLLDGDDREAGALIRQYSLCGHPEQRGVWQIAVLREPEGRGGSAYVHDRLREGSTVRVRGPRNNFPLRPAARHLFVAGGVGITPILPMVEAAEAAGADWRLLYGGRTRTSMAFLDRLAPYGGRVLIRPQDEYGLLDLAAFLGPPEPGTLVHACGPEPLLRAVREESADWPPGTLGVERFAPAEATGVLGAGPAEAFEVELARSGLTLTVTADRSVLETLEEAGVAVDFSCREGTCGTCETDVLDGRPDHRDSLLTEDERAAGDTMLICVSRSCEPRLVLDL, from the coding sequence ATGAACGACCAACTGCCCCTGGCCGGGACGATCCTCACCGTGGCGACCCGCGCCCCCGCCGCCGACGGTGTCCTCTGCCTCACCCTGCGCCGCCCGGACGGCGAGGCACTCCCCGCCTGGACGCCGGGCGCCCACATCGACGTACTCCTGGACGGCGACGACCGCGAGGCCGGCGCTCTGATCCGTCAGTACTCCCTGTGCGGGCACCCGGAGCAACGCGGGGTCTGGCAGATCGCCGTGCTGCGCGAACCGGAGGGCCGCGGCGGCTCCGCGTACGTCCACGACCGCCTGCGCGAAGGCAGCACCGTCCGGGTCCGCGGACCACGGAACAACTTCCCGCTGCGGCCCGCCGCACGCCATCTGTTCGTCGCGGGCGGCGTCGGCATCACGCCGATCCTTCCCATGGTCGAGGCCGCCGAGGCCGCGGGGGCCGACTGGCGTCTGCTGTACGGCGGCCGCACCCGCACCTCCATGGCGTTCCTGGACCGTCTCGCCCCGTACGGGGGCCGCGTACTGATCCGCCCCCAGGACGAGTACGGCCTGCTGGACCTCGCCGCCTTCCTCGGCCCGCCCGAGCCGGGCACCCTGGTGCACGCCTGCGGTCCCGAGCCCCTGCTGCGGGCCGTGCGGGAGGAGTCCGCCGACTGGCCCCCGGGCACGCTGGGCGTCGAGCGGTTCGCCCCCGCCGAGGCGACCGGGGTGCTCGGGGCCGGGCCGGCCGAGGCCTTCGAGGTGGAGCTCGCCCGCTCCGGGCTGACCCTCACGGTGACGGCGGACCGCTCGGTGCTCGAAACGCTGGAGGAGGCCGGTGTCGCGGTGGACTTCTCCTGCCGGGAAGGCACCTGCGGCACCTGCGAGACCGACGTACTCGACGGCAGGCCCGACCACCGCGACTCCCTGCTCACCGAGGACGAGCGGGCCGCCGGCGACACCATGCTCATCTGCGTCTCCCGCTCGTGCGAGCCCCGCCTGGTCCTCGACCTGTGA
- a CDS encoding 3-hydroxybutyryl-CoA dehydrogenase gives MDPVTRLGVVGCGLMGSGIAEVAAHSGIDVRVAEATHDAAEAGRRRITASLDRGVRRGKLSERQRDHALAGLSFTHDLSDMADRQFVIEAVAENRDIKTDVLRALDKAVEDPLAILATNTSSVPIVDLAVATERPAQLIGMHFFNPVPVQQLVELIPALTTSQETVRRTRDFAALLGKQVIQAPDRSGFVVNALLVPYLLSAVRMVESGAARPDDIDRGMELGCAHPMGPLRLLDLIGLDTAQAVAESMYEEFKEPLYAPPALLRRMVAAGHLGRKSGRGFHIYDA, from the coding sequence ATGGATCCCGTCACCCGCCTCGGCGTCGTCGGCTGCGGCCTCATGGGCTCCGGCATCGCCGAAGTCGCCGCCCACAGCGGCATCGACGTCCGTGTCGCCGAAGCCACCCACGACGCCGCCGAGGCCGGCCGCCGCCGCATCACCGCCTCCCTCGACCGGGGCGTACGGCGTGGCAAGCTCAGCGAACGGCAGCGGGACCACGCCCTCGCCGGACTGTCCTTCACCCATGACCTCAGCGACATGGCCGACCGCCAGTTCGTCATCGAGGCCGTCGCCGAGAACCGCGACATCAAGACCGACGTCCTGCGCGCCCTGGACAAGGCGGTCGAGGACCCGCTGGCGATCCTCGCCACCAACACCTCCTCCGTGCCCATCGTCGACCTCGCCGTCGCCACGGAACGGCCCGCGCAACTCATCGGCATGCACTTCTTCAACCCCGTGCCCGTACAGCAACTGGTCGAGCTCATCCCCGCGCTGACCACCAGCCAGGAGACCGTGCGACGCACCCGTGACTTCGCCGCCCTGCTCGGCAAGCAGGTCATCCAGGCACCCGACCGCTCCGGATTCGTCGTCAACGCCCTGCTCGTGCCCTACCTGCTCAGCGCGGTACGGATGGTGGAGTCGGGCGCGGCCCGCCCGGACGACATCGACCGCGGCATGGAGCTCGGCTGCGCCCATCCCATGGGCCCTCTGCGCCTGCTCGACCTCATCGGCCTCGACACCGCGCAGGCGGTGGCCGAGTCGATGTACGAGGAGTTCAAGGAACCGCTGTACGCACCGCCCGCCCTGCTGCGACGCATGGTCGCCGCGGGCCACCTCGGCCGCAAGAGCGGCCGCGGCTTCCACATCTACGACGCGTGA
- the icmF gene encoding fused isobutyryl-CoA mutase/GTPase IcmF, producing MSDLHHPVHPVRLVTASALFDGHDASINIMRRILQSQGAEVIHLGHNRSVREVVDAALEEDAHGVAVSSYQGGHVEYFEYLVESLRAQGADHVRVVGGGGGVIVPEEIARLRASGVTIFSPEDGQRMGLAGMVNSVVRDCDFDLWDGKPADVAAVLAGDRFAIARTITGAELGKLPKDSLAQLRAAASSRVTPVLGITGTGGSGKSSLTDELVRRFRVDQQDKLRIAVIAVDPTRRRGGGALLGDRIRMNSLDGSRIFFRSLATRGSRELPEHLPDVIDVVKAAGFDLVIVETPGIGQGDAAIVPFVDTSMYVMTPEFGAASQLEKIDMLDFADVVAINKFERRGAKDALRDVGRQLVRNREAFGMRPEDMPVYGTSAATFNDDGVTALYQRVKTALAEKGLPLPEGTLRPVEVQHSSGIRQVVPADRVRYLAEITDSVRTYHAETSRLAEAARRVQRLDAVRGELVDAGFDTDDVRSLLEDARRRLPHDVGEQIATWPAVIASYSGDEQVVKVRDKEIRTPLTRESLSGNTIPRVALPRFTDHGELVGFWRRENLPGHFPFTAGVFPFKRDGEDPARMFAGEGDPFRTNRRFKLLSEGQPATRLSTAFDSVTLYGRDPDERPDVYGKVGTSGVSVATLADMKALYDGFDLVAPTTSVSMTINGPAPTVLAFFLNTVIDQQAERFRAVEGRDPSPEEAAELTAHALAHVRGTVQADILKEDQGQNTCLFSTEFSLRMMADIQEWFIANRVRNFYSVSISGYHIAEAGANPISQLAFTLANGFTYVEAYLARGMRIDDFAPNLSFFFSNGMDPEYAVLGRVARRIWAVAMRERYGAGERSQKLKYHVQTSGRSLHAQEMDFNDIRTTLQALIAIYDNCNSLHTNAYDEAVTTPTEESVRRALAIQLIINREWGLAMNENPLQGSFVIDELTDLVEEAVLLEFERISERGGVLGAMETGYQRGRIQDESMLYEQRKHDGTLPLVGVNTFRNPHADTAEPGVIELARATEEEKQSQLGRVREYQAHHQDRAHAALTSLKDAAVSGSNVFAVLMEAARVCSLQQITEAFFEVGGQYRRNV from the coding sequence ATGAGCGACCTGCACCACCCCGTGCACCCCGTCCGTCTGGTCACGGCTTCGGCCCTGTTCGACGGACACGACGCGTCGATCAACATCATGCGGCGGATCTTGCAGTCCCAGGGCGCCGAGGTGATCCACCTCGGACACAACCGGTCGGTGCGGGAGGTCGTGGACGCGGCGCTGGAGGAGGACGCACACGGCGTGGCGGTCTCGTCCTACCAGGGCGGACACGTGGAGTACTTCGAGTACCTGGTCGAGTCGCTCCGCGCGCAGGGAGCGGACCACGTCCGTGTGGTGGGCGGTGGTGGCGGCGTCATCGTGCCCGAGGAGATCGCCCGGCTGCGGGCGAGCGGGGTGACCATCTTCTCCCCGGAGGACGGTCAGCGGATGGGTCTGGCCGGGATGGTCAACTCGGTCGTGCGGGACTGCGACTTCGACCTGTGGGACGGCAAGCCGGCCGACGTCGCCGCCGTACTCGCGGGAGACCGGTTCGCGATCGCCCGTACCATCACCGGAGCCGAACTGGGGAAGCTGCCGAAGGATTCCCTGGCCCAGCTGCGGGCCGCCGCCTCGTCCCGGGTCACACCGGTCCTGGGCATCACCGGCACCGGCGGTTCCGGCAAGTCCTCGCTGACCGACGAGCTGGTACGCCGGTTCCGCGTCGACCAGCAGGACAAGCTGCGGATCGCCGTGATCGCGGTCGACCCGACCCGCCGCCGGGGCGGCGGTGCCCTGCTCGGCGACCGGATCCGGATGAACTCCCTCGACGGCAGCCGGATCTTCTTCCGGAGCCTGGCCACCCGCGGCAGCCGTGAGCTGCCCGAGCACCTGCCCGACGTGATCGACGTGGTCAAGGCCGCCGGGTTCGACCTGGTGATCGTGGAGACGCCGGGCATCGGCCAGGGCGACGCGGCGATCGTGCCGTTCGTCGACACCTCGATGTACGTGATGACGCCGGAGTTCGGTGCCGCCTCGCAGTTGGAGAAGATCGACATGCTCGACTTCGCCGACGTCGTGGCGATCAACAAGTTCGAGCGGCGCGGCGCCAAGGACGCGTTGCGTGATGTGGGCCGTCAACTGGTCCGCAACCGCGAGGCGTTCGGCATGCGGCCCGAGGACATGCCGGTGTACGGCACCTCGGCGGCCACCTTCAACGACGACGGCGTCACCGCGCTCTACCAGCGGGTGAAGACGGCCCTGGCCGAGAAGGGGCTGCCGCTGCCCGAGGGCACACTGCGACCGGTCGAGGTCCAGCACTCCTCCGGTATCCGGCAGGTGGTCCCCGCCGACCGGGTGCGCTACCTCGCCGAGATCACCGACTCCGTCCGCACTTACCACGCCGAGACCAGCCGGCTGGCCGAGGCCGCGCGTCGGGTGCAGCGCCTGGACGCGGTCCGGGGCGAACTCGTCGACGCGGGCTTCGACACGGACGACGTGCGGTCACTGCTGGAGGACGCCCGCCGGCGGCTCCCGCACGACGTCGGCGAGCAGATCGCGACGTGGCCCGCCGTCATCGCCTCCTACTCGGGCGACGAACAGGTGGTGAAGGTCCGGGACAAGGAGATCCGCACCCCGTTGACCCGCGAGTCCCTCTCCGGCAACACGATTCCCCGCGTCGCGCTGCCCCGGTTCACCGACCACGGGGAACTCGTGGGCTTCTGGCGCCGGGAGAACCTCCCCGGCCACTTCCCCTTCACCGCCGGGGTGTTCCCCTTCAAGCGCGACGGGGAGGACCCGGCACGGATGTTCGCCGGCGAGGGAGACCCGTTCCGCACCAACCGGCGCTTCAAGCTGCTCTCCGAAGGCCAGCCGGCCACCCGCCTGTCCACCGCGTTCGACTCGGTCACCCTCTACGGCCGCGACCCCGACGAACGTCCCGACGTCTACGGGAAGGTCGGCACCTCCGGAGTGTCGGTGGCCACGCTGGCGGACATGAAGGCGCTCTACGACGGCTTCGACCTGGTCGCGCCGACGACCTCGGTCTCCATGACGATCAACGGGCCCGCCCCGACCGTCCTGGCGTTCTTCCTCAACACGGTCATCGACCAGCAGGCCGAACGGTTCCGCGCCGTCGAGGGCCGCGACCCGTCGCCCGAGGAGGCGGCCGAACTGACCGCGCACGCGCTGGCGCACGTGCGCGGCACGGTCCAGGCCGACATCCTCAAGGAGGACCAGGGCCAGAACACCTGCCTGTTCTCCACCGAGTTCTCCCTGCGGATGATGGCCGACATCCAGGAGTGGTTCATCGCGAACCGGGTCCGCAACTTCTACTCGGTGTCCATCTCCGGCTACCACATCGCCGAAGCCGGGGCCAACCCCATCAGCCAGCTGGCGTTCACCCTGGCCAACGGCTTCACCTACGTCGAGGCCTACCTCGCCCGGGGCATGCGCATCGACGACTTCGCCCCGAACCTGTCGTTCTTCTTCTCCAACGGCATGGATCCGGAGTACGCGGTGCTGGGCCGGGTCGCCCGCCGCATCTGGGCCGTGGCGATGCGGGAGCGCTACGGCGCGGGCGAGCGCAGCCAGAAGCTGAAGTACCACGTCCAGACCTCCGGCCGCTCCCTGCACGCCCAGGAGATGGACTTCAACGACATCCGCACCACCCTGCAGGCACTCATCGCCATCTACGACAACTGCAACAGCCTGCACACCAATGCCTACGACGAGGCGGTCACCACCCCCACCGAGGAATCCGTACGCCGGGCCCTGGCCATCCAGCTGATCATCAACCGGGAGTGGGGTCTGGCCATGAACGAGAACCCCCTCCAAGGCTCGTTCGTCATCGACGAACTCACCGACCTGGTCGAGGAGGCGGTCCTCCTGGAGTTCGAGCGGATCAGCGAACGCGGCGGCGTGCTCGGCGCCATGGAGACCGGCTACCAGCGCGGCCGTATCCAGGACGAGTCGATGCTCTACGAGCAGCGCAAGCACGACGGCACCCTGCCCCTCGTCGGCGTCAACACCTTCCGCAACCCCCACGCCGACACCGCCGAGCCCGGCGTCATCGAACTGGCCCGTGCCACCGAGGAGGAGAAGCAGTCCCAGCTGGGCCGCGTGCGGGAGTACCAGGCCCACCACCAGGACCGGGCCCACGCCGCCCTGACCTCCCTCAAGGACGCGGCGGTGAGCGGCAGCAACGTCTTCGCCGTCCTCATGGAAGCCGCCCGGGTCTGCTCGCTGCAGCAGATCACCGAGGCGTTCTTCGAAGTCGGCGGCCAGTACCGCCGCAACGTCTGA